In the genome of Proteiniborus sp. DW1, one region contains:
- a CDS encoding ADP-ribosylglycohydrolase family protein, translating to MYNKILGGLIGAAAGDAMGAATEARSIEQIMEYFGHEVTDFEVPPMDTFGAGNKAGQVTDDFSSAYFVARKIVEAGGKVTEQAIKDALIEWSKHSVFFDRFAGPTTRLAIREFEGKLDENSGKTALATRQATNGSAMRISPIGLLNPGNLDAAISDAAKVTMLTHDNYLSISGACAVAAAVSRAMMDDADVYNVIRSGLYGAIEGEKLGRKIGRDAAGPSVVKRMELAIEIGFGKGTPREKMVEIAERIGTGLHISEAVPSAFGIFAANNGDAMGTIIGCVNAGYDTDTLATIAGGIAGALCGADSFPEHFLPTLEEANGLDIQGLAKGIEQICYKKMANMFGGK from the coding sequence ATGTATAATAAAATATTAGGAGGGCTTATTGGTGCTGCAGCTGGAGATGCTATGGGAGCAGCGACAGAAGCACGATCAATTGAGCAAATTATGGAATATTTTGGGCATGAGGTTACTGATTTTGAAGTACCACCTATGGATACTTTTGGTGCAGGCAACAAAGCTGGACAAGTAACAGATGATTTTAGCTCAGCGTATTTTGTTGCCAGAAAAATAGTAGAAGCTGGAGGAAAGGTAACAGAGCAAGCAATTAAAGATGCTTTGATAGAGTGGTCTAAGCATTCTGTGTTTTTTGATCGTTTTGCAGGTCCGACTACCCGTTTGGCTATTAGAGAATTTGAAGGAAAACTGGACGAAAATTCTGGGAAGACAGCGTTAGCTACTCGTCAGGCTACTAATGGCTCTGCAATGCGTATTTCCCCAATAGGACTATTAAATCCTGGAAACTTAGATGCAGCTATTTCTGATGCAGCAAAGGTAACAATGCTAACCCATGACAATTACCTTTCGATTTCTGGTGCTTGTGCTGTAGCTGCAGCTGTAAGTAGAGCAATGATGGATGATGCGGATGTATATAATGTAATTCGTTCAGGGCTATATGGAGCTATAGAAGGGGAAAAGCTAGGAAGAAAAATAGGACGTGATGCAGCAGGACCATCCGTAGTAAAGCGTATGGAGTTAGCAATTGAGATAGGGTTTGGAAAAGGAACTCCAAGAGAAAAAATGGTAGAAATTGCCGAAAGGATTGGCACAGGACTTCATATTTCTGAGGCCGTACCATCAGCATTTGGAATATTCGCAGCAAATAACGGAGATGCCATGGGAACAATTATTGGATGTGTAAATGCAGGATATGATACTGACACTTTAGCAACTATAGCAGGTGGGATTGCAGGAGCACTATGTGGCGCAGATTCTTTTCCAGAGCATTTTCTTCCCACATTAGAGGAAGCAAATGGTCTGGATATTCAAGGATTGGCCAAAGGTATTGAGCAAATTTGTTATAAAAAGATGGCAAATATGTTTGGAGGGAAATAA
- a CDS encoding ADP-ribosylglycohydrolase family protein gives MYNKILGALVGAAVGDAMGAATELRSFNQIRESFGGKVVDFHTPPNDTPAKGRVAGQVTDAFSIPYILIKYILKTNGSFTTESAQKALIEWSTYEWFEPFAGMTTRKVINRITASKENNTYWAYAGHLGNKLFKGHYYAMSSNGAACKAFPMGLFNPGDIDKAIYETIAVTMSSHDDKYSISGACAVAAAVSKAMEEKVTVYDIVQAGFYGAKIGEERGNEIALNYPGPSVQKRMDMAVNIAMKAGEPDKIMENLAETIGSGPAIAETVPVAFGLFIANNGETMPSIYGGVNIGDETSAIATITGALSGACNGIDSIANGYQKIIEEKNEMDLSKLSEEICKYIEKDLMDRRK, from the coding sequence ATGTATAACAAAATTTTAGGAGCATTAGTAGGTGCTGCTGTAGGAGATGCTATGGGTGCTGCTACAGAGCTTAGGTCTTTTAATCAGATACGTGAAAGTTTTGGTGGGAAAGTAGTAGATTTTCATACTCCACCAAATGATACACCAGCAAAAGGTCGTGTAGCAGGTCAGGTAACAGATGCCTTTAGTATTCCGTATATATTAATTAAATATATACTAAAAACTAATGGGAGTTTTACAACAGAATCTGCTCAAAAAGCTCTAATTGAATGGAGCACATATGAATGGTTTGAGCCTTTTGCAGGAATGACTACTCGAAAAGTAATTAATCGTATAACTGCAAGTAAAGAAAATAATACTTATTGGGCTTATGCAGGACATTTAGGGAATAAGCTTTTTAAAGGCCATTATTATGCCATGTCATCTAATGGGGCAGCCTGTAAAGCTTTTCCAATGGGTTTATTTAATCCAGGAGATATTGATAAGGCTATATACGAAACTATAGCAGTAACTATGTCATCTCATGATGATAAATATAGCATCTCAGGAGCCTGCGCTGTAGCAGCTGCAGTGAGTAAAGCTATGGAAGAAAAAGTTACAGTTTATGATATCGTTCAAGCAGGCTTTTATGGAGCAAAAATAGGAGAGGAAAGAGGTAACGAAATTGCACTTAATTATCCAGGGCCTTCTGTACAAAAGAGAATGGATATGGCTGTAAATATAGCAATGAAAGCAGGAGAACCTGATAAGATAATGGAGAACTTAGCAGAAACAATTGGAAGTGGACCAGCAATTGCTGAAACCGTACCAGTTGCTTTTGGACTATTTATAGCAAATAATGGTGAAACCATGCCATCTATCTATGGTGGAGTTAATATTGGGGATGAAACAAGTGCAATTGCTACTATTACAGGGGCATTGTCAGGAGCATGTAATGGAATAGATTCAATTGCTAATGGATACCAGAAGATTATTGAAGAAAAAAATGAAATGGATTTATCAAAGCTATCTGAGGAAATATGCAAGTATATTGAAAAAGATTTAATGGATAGAAGGAAGTGA
- a CDS encoding pseudouridine-5'-phosphate glycosidase, translated as MINIETKFLVETALLTHGLKSIEDETLIKIWPWEHKCIAWVDEGEVIVGSMKEFISFRSKSKELIRIDKNIFIESCNNGISGALTASGTMMAAKEKGIHIAVTAGMGGIGDVLGEELSADLSAIATMDVVLVATSPKDVINIEGTIKWLLEHDVRIWGRDTDIIDGFMVSNKPIKITGKYEGQPLKSKTLLLNPIPNKVRLKDLTIIEKAKRAGKEAEKRGEYYHPAANAMIDRLSYGKSSELQLKSLINNSIWANELTR; from the coding sequence GTGATAAATATAGAAACTAAATTTCTAGTAGAAACAGCTTTATTAACCCATGGTTTAAAATCCATTGAAGACGAAACTCTTATAAAGATATGGCCTTGGGAACATAAGTGCATAGCCTGGGTTGATGAAGGAGAGGTAATAGTTGGAAGCATGAAAGAATTTATTAGTTTTAGAAGTAAATCCAAGGAACTGATACGTATAGATAAGAATATTTTTATAGAATCATGTAACAATGGCATAAGCGGAGCCTTAACTGCATCTGGAACTATGATGGCAGCAAAGGAAAAGGGAATTCATATTGCAGTAACTGCTGGAATGGGTGGCATTGGAGATGTTTTAGGAGAAGAACTAAGTGCAGATTTGTCTGCCATAGCGACTATGGATGTAGTATTGGTAGCTACTTCACCAAAGGATGTAATAAATATAGAAGGGACTATTAAGTGGCTATTAGAGCATGATGTTAGGATATGGGGAAGGGATACAGATATTATAGATGGATTTATGGTAAGTAATAAACCTATAAAAATTACAGGTAAATATGAGGGACAACCTTTAAAAAGCAAAACATTGCTTTTAAATCCTATACCGAATAAAGTTAGGTTGAAAGATTTGACCATAATAGAAAAGGCTAAAAGAGCGGGTAAAGAAGCTGAAAAAAGAGGAGAATACTATCATCCAGCTGCAAATGCTATGATAGATAGGCTTTCATATGGGAAGTCTTCTGAGCTACAACTAAAATCATTAATTAATAATAGTATTTGGGCAAATGAGTTAACTAGATAA